The Pedobacter mucosus genome window below encodes:
- a CDS encoding glycoside hydrolase family 172 protein, producing MSFAKTVATIFAAISLIPFIPNLTFAQQNFVSIKSELDKMVNPSNLPKYVSGVVKQLSSYDTTGNNDDGFSGKYSFIRKNPDSSLVIFEAEGAGVINRIWTPTPTDDILDFYFDGDKKPSYSVKFSDLFSGKVYPFSLPLCGNQVGGYFCYFPFPYKNGCKVVFRGKKLEFYQIQYHKLKSDEQVKTFTSSLNSEEKLALNNLTKTWINIKSKILSQQKTEIYAIDKTISAGEIITLAAINKSGRLLGFEFENAKQFEGLNKQIDLKITWDNEKEPAIYLPLADFFGYAFGKISMQSLLNGTANNINYCYFPMPFDKSAKVELIYRNNKPTAEPLNIKAKFYYSTNLRNPLTEGKFYSFWNSDKNVAAQKPHTFLQGNGKGHYVATILQAQGLNPGMTLFFEGDDYTAIDGKMTMHGTGSEDYFNGGWYALLDRWDRKMSLPLHGSLDYSLPFSRTGGYRLFLNDKMPFEKSILHTIEHGPEQNNKPANYTSVAFYYADHLISVSKKPTNENTKVYLPDTLMLYPQLMSLSFNGQATVDGNNFVAKNGAQIRIDLQEIPDGKYKLFADVETAADGAEITFWQRQTKVSEPISFYSVNKESKKKMFICDLNISEFMKTITLNFKNDPTKNRINMNRLILVKN from the coding sequence ATGAGCTTTGCCAAAACTGTTGCAACTATATTTGCCGCTATTAGTTTAATTCCATTTATACCTAATTTAACATTCGCACAGCAAAATTTCGTAAGCATTAAATCTGAACTGGATAAAATGGTAAATCCATCAAATTTGCCCAAATACGTAAGTGGTGTAGTAAAGCAGTTATCTTCTTATGATACAACAGGGAATAACGATGATGGTTTTAGTGGGAAATATTCATTTATTCGCAAAAATCCAGATAGTAGCTTAGTCATTTTTGAAGCCGAGGGAGCAGGGGTTATTAATAGAATTTGGACACCAACACCAACTGACGATATTCTCGATTTTTATTTTGACGGAGATAAAAAGCCATCTTACTCCGTAAAGTTTTCTGATCTATTTTCTGGAAAAGTGTATCCTTTTAGTCTTCCTTTATGTGGAAATCAGGTTGGGGGTTATTTTTGTTATTTCCCATTCCCATATAAAAACGGTTGTAAAGTTGTTTTTAGAGGGAAGAAATTGGAGTTTTATCAAATTCAGTATCATAAACTGAAAAGTGATGAGCAGGTAAAAACATTTACTTCGAGTTTAAATTCAGAAGAAAAACTAGCGCTTAATAATCTTACTAAAACCTGGATTAATATTAAAAGCAAGATTTTATCTCAACAAAAAACTGAGATTTATGCTATTGACAAAACAATCTCAGCAGGAGAAATCATTACATTAGCCGCGATAAATAAATCAGGACGTTTATTGGGTTTTGAGTTTGAAAATGCCAAGCAATTTGAAGGTTTGAACAAGCAAATTGATCTTAAAATAACTTGGGATAATGAAAAAGAGCCAGCCATTTACCTTCCATTGGCAGATTTTTTTGGCTATGCTTTTGGTAAAATTTCCATGCAAAGCCTGCTTAACGGAACAGCAAATAATATAAATTATTGCTATTTCCCTATGCCATTTGATAAATCGGCGAAAGTAGAACTCATTTATAGAAACAATAAACCAACAGCTGAACCGCTTAACATTAAAGCAAAATTTTATTACAGTACAAATCTACGTAATCCATTAACTGAGGGTAAATTTTATAGTTTTTGGAATAGTGATAAAAATGTAGCGGCACAAAAACCTCATACTTTTCTACAGGGAAATGGAAAGGGTCATTATGTAGCTACGATTTTGCAGGCGCAAGGGTTAAATCCGGGCATGACTTTATTTTTTGAAGGAGACGATTATACTGCAATTGATGGTAAAATGACGATGCATGGTACAGGATCCGAAGATTATTTTAACGGCGGTTGGTATGCATTGCTTGATAGGTGGGATCGAAAAATGAGTTTGCCGCTTCACGGTTCTTTAGATTATTCTTTACCTTTTAGTCGTACAGGCGGTTACAGACTATTTTTAAATGATAAAATGCCTTTCGAAAAAAGTATTTTACATACAATAGAACATGGGCCAGAACAAAACAATAAGCCTGCAAATTATACTTCGGTGGCTTTTTATTATGCTGATCATTTAATTTCTGTCTCAAAAAAGCCAACGAATGAAAATACTAAAGTCTATTTACCAGATACATTAATGCTTTATCCTCAGTTGATGAGTTTGAGTTTTAACGGACAAGCGACGGTTGATGGAAATAACTTTGTTGCTAAAAATGGTGCTCAAATTAGAATTGATTTACAAGAAATTCCTGATGGAAAATATAAATTGTTTGCGGATGTAGAAACGGCTGCTGATGGCGCCGAAATCACTTTTTGGCAAAGGCAAACCAAAGTGAGTGAGCCAATTTCTTTTTATAGCGTAAATAAAGAATCTAAAAAGAAAATGTTCATTTGCGATTTAAATATCAGTGAATTTATGAAAACAATTACCCTTAATTTTAAAAACGATCCAACTAAAAACAGGATAAATATGAACAGGCTAATTTTGGTTAAAAATTAA
- the upp gene encoding uracil phosphoribosyltransferase has protein sequence MIFDLSKTKSIANTFIAEMRDENIQKDSMRFRKNLERLGEFFAYEISKTLAYTSKEITTPLGLSQCDVLEQQPILATILRAGLPLQQGLLNIFDQADCCFISAYRKVKKNGNFIIQMDYISTPDLDGKILIMADPMLATGQSMVICCKELINQYNIAELHIVAAIASTEGVVHVRANLPKAKLWLGAIDDEMTSKAYIVPGLGDAGDLAYGKKV, from the coding sequence ATGATTTTTGATTTAAGCAAAACGAAATCGATAGCAAATACTTTCATTGCAGAAATGCGGGATGAAAATATTCAAAAAGATAGCATGCGTTTTAGGAAAAACTTAGAGCGCCTAGGTGAGTTTTTTGCTTATGAAATTAGTAAAACCTTAGCCTATACATCAAAGGAAATTACCACGCCTTTAGGTTTATCGCAATGCGATGTACTTGAACAGCAACCTATATTGGCAACTATTTTAAGGGCTGGTTTACCGCTTCAGCAGGGTTTATTAAATATCTTTGATCAAGCTGACTGCTGCTTTATTTCTGCCTATAGAAAGGTAAAAAAGAACGGCAATTTTATTATTCAAATGGACTATATTTCTACGCCAGATTTGGACGGGAAAATCTTAATTATGGCCGATCCGATGCTGGCAACTGGCCAAAGTATGGTAATATGCTGTAAGGAATTAATTAACCAATATAACATAGCAGAACTTCATATTGTAGCTGCAATTGCGAGCACTGAAGGTGTGGTGCATGTGAGGGCAAACCTGCCTAAAGCTAAATTATGGTTAGGTGCAATAGATGATGAAATGACCAGCAAAGCTTACATTGTACCTGGTTTGGGTGATGCCGGAGATTTGGCTTATGGAAAGAAGGTTTAA